One segment of Enterobacter ludwigii DNA contains the following:
- a CDS encoding AIPR family protein yields MSHVSINDFKLLNIKCQKYFDLFSKTNQFVQEVNELKLQQRFGFYLFMLESLCNEKDIDRISDYITDTEYNSYLYGNRNDDHGIDAIFIDSEDKEIKLFNFKFRERFKVDQKQSFNEAFVSTKLVNCIMNESVDGLEGKLALYVTKINELLNGNEVWKLSLYMVSNEALPIEHDESAIQQLKNVYDMEVISICLPHITSIMSIRPAPINAELIIDNDSLMSYSESSISTSKSYVIRLNAADVIRITCRNADLRGDHNCENFELLANEKIDFGVLFDNVRGFVQRSRYNAGIAKTLREEPNKLFMYNNGLTIVSNDIKAHPVNGHRKVRISLSGIQVLNGGQTLRTLHDFNAVDKSNITEYISKGELLVRIFNASNNETANKIAEYTNSQNSISNVDLKSLSTLQIQLEQLLDEHGIIYSRKNGDTGIHDEKEYRYKISMEQFGQILFAYQGFPEKSSNQKQHIFGKYYDSIFSEDNFNISNAPQLVESYYEIKKAYSSSTDSIQKIEQKIFYIIYMHKVREDWSYEKCINMLEEALYSYYPLSDVSLTDARKMIQVRFRESVYEMLSDNEL; encoded by the coding sequence ATGTCGCATGTAAGTATCAATGATTTTAAGTTGCTTAATATTAAATGCCAAAAATACTTTGATTTATTCAGTAAAACTAATCAATTTGTTCAAGAAGTGAATGAACTTAAGTTACAACAAAGGTTTGGTTTTTATCTCTTCATGCTTGAATCATTATGTAATGAAAAAGATATAGATCGAATTAGTGATTACATTACAGATACTGAATACAACTCGTATTTATATGGTAACCGAAATGATGATCATGGTATTGATGCAATATTTATAGATAGTGAAGATAAGGAAATCAAGTTATTTAATTTTAAGTTCAGAGAACGATTCAAAGTTGACCAGAAGCAAAGTTTCAATGAGGCTTTTGTATCAACAAAACTTGTGAATTGTATTATGAATGAAAGTGTCGATGGATTAGAAGGCAAGTTGGCGTTGTATGTGACAAAAATCAATGAATTACTCAATGGGAATGAAGTATGGAAACTTTCTTTATATATGGTGAGCAATGAAGCTTTGCCTATAGAACATGATGAAAGTGCTATCCAACAATTGAAAAATGTATATGACATGGAAGTAATATCTATATGCCTTCCACATATAACAAGTATTATGTCAATACGTCCCGCTCCAATTAATGCGGAATTGATTATCGACAATGATTCTCTCATGTCTTATTCAGAGAGTTCAATTTCGACATCAAAATCGTATGTTATCAGACTAAATGCTGCCGATGTAATAAGAATTACTTGTCGCAATGCTGATTTGCGCGGAGATCACAATTGTGAGAACTTTGAATTACTGGCAAACGAAAAAATAGATTTTGGGGTTCTTTTCGATAACGTCAGGGGGTTTGTTCAACGCTCGCGCTATAATGCAGGTATAGCCAAAACCTTGCGTGAAGAACCAAATAAATTATTCATGTATAACAATGGGTTAACGATAGTATCTAATGATATTAAAGCTCACCCAGTAAATGGTCACAGGAAGGTTAGAATTAGTTTATCAGGAATCCAAGTCTTAAATGGTGGGCAAACGCTTAGAACACTTCATGATTTTAACGCGGTGGATAAATCAAATATTACAGAATATATTTCAAAAGGCGAACTTCTTGTTCGGATATTCAATGCGTCCAATAATGAAACTGCAAATAAAATAGCGGAATACACAAACAGTCAAAACTCTATTTCTAATGTAGACTTGAAATCATTAAGCACATTGCAAATACAACTAGAACAACTACTGGATGAGCATGGTATTATTTATTCTAGAAAAAATGGCGATACCGGGATTCATGATGAAAAAGAATACCGATACAAAATTAGTATGGAGCAATTCGGTCAGATACTTTTCGCTTATCAAGGTTTTCCTGAAAAATCTTCAAACCAAAAGCAACATATTTTTGGAAAATACTACGATAGTATTTTCAGCGAGGATAATTTTAATATTTCAAATGCACCACAGTTAGTGGAAAGTTATTACGAAATCAAAAAGGCTTATTCATCTTCAACCGATAGCATACAGAAAATAGAACAGAAGATTTTCTATATAATTTATATGCATAAAGTCAGAGAAGATTGGAGCTATGAAAAATGCATCAATATGCTTGAAGAAGCTTTATATTCTTATTATCCGCTCAGCGATGTTAGCCTCACTGATGCACGAAAAATGATTCAGGTACGATTCAGGGAATCAGTGTACGAAATGTTGTCCGATAATGAGCTTTAG
- a CDS encoding DAPG hydrolase family protein — translation MRQHDIARPWLDYSALLDPSPMPLETGIKRLDDGSLLVAVRTDLHGCKGRMINWWFTFFETTQHIKWWHPVDHVEHRGWDANWKRGESFYGASIHAVESLAEIPPIPARLKFHHPASVFGEMAVDKAMGDGSVSAIIAARIGFGEKTELDSQGDPLDGQMLHVVRDTPFGCVLRSRFILGMSNDDHAEPADDVGLALMRHCYTEFTFLSRFLPSLYYGEKANDEKIALPW, via the coding sequence ATGCGACAACACGATATTGCCAGGCCCTGGCTGGATTATTCGGCATTGCTTGATCCTTCTCCCATGCCGCTGGAGACAGGTATTAAACGTCTGGATGACGGGAGTCTGCTGGTCGCCGTACGCACCGATTTACATGGCTGCAAAGGACGTATGATTAACTGGTGGTTTACCTTCTTTGAAACGACGCAGCATATAAAATGGTGGCATCCCGTTGATCATGTTGAACATCGTGGATGGGACGCCAACTGGAAGCGTGGGGAAAGTTTTTACGGCGCAAGCATCCATGCCGTTGAATCATTAGCTGAAATCCCTCCCATTCCCGCGCGTCTTAAATTCCATCACCCTGCATCGGTATTTGGCGAAATGGCTGTCGACAAGGCAATGGGGGATGGGAGTGTCTCGGCAATCATTGCCGCAAGGATAGGCTTCGGTGAAAAAACTGAACTGGATAGCCAGGGCGACCCGCTGGACGGACAAATGCTACATGTTGTCCGGGATACGCCTTTTGGTTGTGTGCTGCGTAGCCGGTTTATTCTGGGTATGAGTAATGACGACCACGCTGAACCTGCCGATGACGTCGGATTAGCGCTTATGCGACACTGTTATACAGAGTTCACGTTCTTGTCTCGTTTCCTGCCTTCTCTGTATTACGGCGAGAAAGCGAATGATGAGAAAATTGCGCTTCCCTGGTAA
- the proB gene encoding glutamate 5-kinase, whose product MSDSQTLVVKLGTSVLTGGSRRLNRAHIVELVRQCAQLHAAGHRIVIVTSGAIAAGREHLGYPELPATIASKQLLAAVGQSRLIQLWEQLFSIYGIHVGQMLLTRADMEDRERFLNARDTLRALLDNNIVPVINENDAVATAEIKVGDNDNLSALAAILAGADKLLLLTDQQGLFTADPRSNPDAELITDVHGIDDALRAIAGDSVSGLGTGGMGTKLQAADVACRAGIDTIIAAGSRPGVIGDVMEGISVGTRFHAQASPLENRKRWIFGAPPAGELTVDEGATAAILERGSSLLPKGIKSVTGNFSRGEVIRIRNLEGRDIAHGVSRYNSDALRRIAGHHSQQIDAILGYEYGPVAVHRDDMIIR is encoded by the coding sequence ATGAGTGACAGCCAGACGCTGGTGGTAAAACTCGGTACCAGTGTTTTAACAGGCGGATCGCGCCGCCTTAATCGCGCCCACATTGTTGAGCTTGTACGTCAGTGCGCTCAGTTGCATGCCGCAGGGCATCGTATTGTGATTGTGACCTCCGGGGCGATTGCCGCCGGGCGTGAACACCTGGGTTACCCCGAACTCCCCGCGACGATCGCCTCGAAACAGCTGCTGGCCGCCGTGGGACAAAGCCGACTCATTCAACTCTGGGAACAGCTGTTTTCTATCTATGGCATCCACGTCGGGCAGATGCTGCTGACGCGTGCGGATATGGAAGACCGGGAGCGTTTCCTGAACGCGCGCGATACGCTGCGTGCGCTGCTGGATAACAACATCGTTCCCGTCATTAACGAAAACGATGCCGTTGCCACCGCTGAAATCAAAGTGGGTGATAACGATAACCTCTCGGCACTGGCCGCGATTCTGGCAGGCGCTGATAAATTACTGCTCCTGACCGACCAGCAGGGGCTCTTCACCGCCGACCCGCGTTCAAATCCAGATGCTGAACTGATTACCGATGTACACGGTATCGACGATGCGCTACGCGCCATCGCAGGTGACAGCGTTTCAGGCCTCGGGACCGGCGGGATGGGGACCAAACTGCAGGCTGCCGACGTGGCATGCCGTGCCGGTATCGACACCATCATTGCCGCGGGCAGCCGTCCTGGCGTGATTGGCGACGTGATGGAAGGCATCTCCGTGGGAACCCGCTTCCATGCGCAAGCCTCCCCGCTGGAGAACCGCAAACGCTGGATCTTTGGCGCACCGCCGGCAGGCGAACTCACCGTTGATGAAGGGGCGACCGCCGCAATTCTGGAAAGAGGGAGCTCATTACTTCCTAAAGGAATTAAAAGCGTGACAGGCAACTTCTCACGTGGTGAAGTGATCCGTATCCGTAATCTCGAAGGTCGTGACATCGCCCACGGCGTAAGCCGCTACAACAGCGATGCCCTGCGCCGTATTGCGGGTCACCATTCACAGCAGATCGACGCCATTCTGGGTTATGAATATGGCCCGGTTGCCGTGCATCGTGATGACATGATTATTCGTTAA
- the proA gene encoding glutamate-5-semialdehyde dehydrogenase, whose product MLEQMGVAAKAASYKLALLSSREKNRVLEKIADYLESQSQEILLANEQDLLEARRNGLSEAMLDRLALTPARLKGIADDVRQVCNLADPVGQVIDGGLLDSGLRLERRRVPLGVIGVIYEARPNVTVDVASLCLKTGNAAILRGGKETWRTNAATVNVIQLALEECGLPAGAVQAIESPDRALVNEMLRMDKYIDMLIPRGGAGLHKLCREQSTIPVITGGIGVCHIVVDDSAEIEPALKIIVNAKTQRPSTCNTVETLLVHQGIANTFLPALSKQMAESGVTLHADANALALLKDGPATVVPVKAEQYDDEFLSLDLNVKVVASLDDAIAHIREHGTQHSDAILTRTLRNADRFVNEVDSSAVYVNASTRFTDGGQFGLGAEVAVSTQKLHARGPMGLEALTTYKWIGFGDDTIRA is encoded by the coding sequence ATGCTGGAACAAATGGGCGTAGCCGCGAAGGCCGCCTCTTACAAACTGGCGCTCCTTTCCAGCCGCGAGAAAAACCGCGTGCTGGAAAAAATCGCTGATTATCTGGAATCGCAGTCGCAGGAGATTCTGCTCGCCAACGAGCAGGATCTGCTGGAAGCGCGTCGCAATGGCCTGAGCGAAGCAATGCTTGACCGCCTGGCGCTGACCCCGGCACGTCTGAAAGGCATCGCTGACGATGTCCGCCAGGTCTGCAATCTTGCCGATCCGGTAGGTCAGGTCATTGACGGTGGGCTGCTCGACAGCGGGCTGCGCCTTGAGCGTCGTCGCGTGCCGCTGGGCGTTATTGGCGTGATCTATGAAGCCCGTCCCAACGTTACGGTTGATGTCGCTTCCCTGTGCCTGAAGACCGGCAACGCTGCCATTCTGCGTGGCGGGAAAGAGACCTGGCGTACCAACGCCGCGACCGTAAACGTTATCCAGCTGGCGCTGGAAGAGTGCGGCCTGCCGGCAGGTGCCGTACAGGCAATCGAGAGCCCGGACCGTGCGCTGGTGAACGAGATGCTGCGCATGGATAAATACATCGACATGCTGATCCCACGCGGTGGCGCGGGCCTGCACAAGCTGTGCCGTGAGCAGTCGACCATTCCTGTGATCACGGGCGGTATCGGCGTGTGCCATATCGTGGTTGATGACAGTGCCGAGATTGAACCGGCGCTCAAGATTATCGTCAATGCCAAAACCCAGCGTCCAAGCACCTGTAATACGGTTGAAACGCTGCTGGTGCATCAGGGCATCGCCAATACCTTCCTGCCTGCTCTGAGCAAACAGATGGCCGAAAGCGGCGTGACGCTGCACGCGGATGCCAACGCGCTGGCACTGCTGAAAGACGGCCCGGCGACGGTGGTACCGGTCAAAGCGGAACAGTACGACGACGAATTTCTGTCGCTGGATTTGAACGTGAAGGTGGTTGCGAGCCTTGACGATGCCATTGCTCACATCCGTGAACATGGTACCCAGCACTCGGATGCGATTCTGACGCGCACCCTGCGCAATGCCGATCGCTTTGTGAATGAGGTGGACTCCTCCGCCGTGTACGTGAATGCCTCAACCCGCTTCACCGACGGTGGCCAGTTCGGCCTGGGCGCAGAAGTTGCTGTCAGCACGCAAAAACTGCATGCAAGAGGCCCGATGGGCCTGGAAGCACTGACCACCTACAAGTGGATCGGCTTCGGTGATGATACGATTCGTGCGTAA
- a CDS encoding TetR/AcrR family transcriptional regulator, with product MTQPTKPRGRPSVPEEEVKKQIIGSAMALLFDKGYDATTIEAVASHAGVAKKTVYRFAKNREELLGLSVRNWTDNYAPLLQSDPTDKNDVLPALRKLLAAICGQALSVTAVKMFRLLNTEFPGKDDLLKKYTENGIARGQQLLTEWITRQQKQGWLPMLPADTSAKVILAMCVAEPLRQAAIGLTDPIEKADIEAHLDSCMPFILLIFRHGDE from the coding sequence GTGACCCAACCAACCAAACCACGCGGACGCCCCTCAGTCCCTGAGGAAGAGGTGAAGAAACAAATCATTGGTAGCGCGATGGCCTTGCTCTTTGACAAAGGCTATGACGCCACAACAATTGAGGCGGTTGCATCGCATGCAGGCGTTGCCAAAAAGACCGTCTATCGCTTTGCGAAAAACAGGGAGGAATTGCTTGGCCTTTCGGTTCGAAACTGGACGGATAACTATGCCCCACTCCTGCAGAGCGATCCGACAGATAAGAATGACGTTTTACCGGCGTTAAGAAAATTACTGGCTGCGATTTGTGGTCAGGCGCTATCAGTAACCGCCGTGAAAATGTTTCGTCTTCTCAATACTGAATTTCCTGGTAAAGATGATCTCCTCAAGAAATACACTGAAAATGGCATAGCGCGCGGCCAACAATTACTCACAGAGTGGATTACACGACAGCAAAAACAGGGCTGGTTGCCGATGTTACCTGCAGATACCAGTGCCAAAGTCATACTCGCCATGTGTGTCGCCGAACCTCTTCGGCAGGCAGCGATTGGTTTAACTGATCCCATTGAGAAAGCAGATATTGAGGCACATTTGGATTCTTGTATGCCTTTTATTTTACTTATATTCAGGCATGGTGATGAATAA